The genomic DNA ATCCTTTCCGCGGAGATCATGACCATCGCTCTGGCGGCGATTCCAGGGGACAACCTTTGGCTTCAGGGCGCAACGCTAGCCGTGGTTGCTATCGGCATCACGGTGATTGTTTACGGTGGCGTCGCGGCTATCGTCAAAGCAGATGATCTGGGACTGCTAATGAGTCTCAAAGGTCGGTTTGCGGCGACCCGGGCTATCGGCCGCCGGATCGTCAAAGGGATGCCCACTTTCTTGCTGCTGTTGTCGGGTGTCGGCACCGCCGCCATGCTCTGGGTTGGCGGCGCCATTGTGCTCCACGGGATGGAAACGCTCGGGCTGGCGCAGCCTGGTCACCTGATTCACGACTGGGCCGACGCTGCTGCCGCGTCGGCGCCAGCCGCAACCGGCGCCGTAGGCTGGCTCGTAACGGCAGCGCTTAGCGGTGTCTTTGGGCTGATCCTCGGCCTGCTTCTCATCCCGCTGGCAACCCGGGTGCTTATGCCGGGTTATGCGCTGATCATGAAGCCGTTTTCTCGGAAAGATTCGTAGCGCCGCTGTCGCCGATGGCG from Pseudomonadota bacterium includes the following:
- a CDS encoding DUF808 domain-containing protein — encoded protein: MSGLLALLDDVSAIAKVAAASVDDVISQAAKAGAKAAGAVIDDAAVTPQYVDGFDASRELPIVWKIARGSIRNKLLILLPAGMLLSIFAPWAINPLLMLGGAYLCFEGAEKVFHALFPHGDKHVEKDHAVGNPAHLEETRVAGAIKTDFILSAEIMTIALAAIPGDNLWLQGATLAVVAIGITVIVYGGVAAIVKADDLGLLMSLKGRFAATRAIGRRIVKGMPTFLLLLSGVGTAAMLWVGGAIVLHGMETLGLAQPGHLIHDWADAAAASAPAATGAVGWLVTAALSGVFGLILGLLLIPLATRVLMPGYALIMKPFSRKDS